One Caminicella sporogenes DSM 14501 DNA window includes the following coding sequences:
- a CDS encoding HDIG domain-containing metalloprotein has translation MEITREKAFDLLKQYVNSKSLIKHCLAVEASMRGYAKKFGQDVETWGACGLLHDIDFEKYPEQHPLKGIEILKENGYPEDFIMAVKGHADKTNTPRETNMAKTLYAVDELSSFVIACVLVRPNKFEGLKVKSVKKKLKDKAFAKAVDREQIKQSAQELGVDLTEHIQTVIDSLVQREEELQKEGLSLIE, from the coding sequence ATGGAAATAACTAGAGAAAAAGCATTTGATCTTTTAAAGCAGTACGTTAATTCAAAAAGTCTTATTAAGCATTGCTTAGCTGTTGAAGCATCTATGAGAGGATATGCAAAAAAATTTGGCCAGGATGTAGAAACTTGGGGAGCATGTGGACTTTTACACGATATAGATTTTGAAAAATATCCAGAGCAGCATCCTCTGAAGGGTATAGAAATATTAAAGGAAAATGGATATCCAGAAGATTTTATTATGGCGGTAAAGGGTCATGCTGATAAAACTAACACGCCGAGGGAGACAAATATGGCAAAAACTTTATATGCTGTAGATGAGTTGTCAAGTTTTGTAATAGCTTGTGTTTTAGTAAGGCCTAATAAATTTGAGGGGTTAAAAGTAAAATCAGTTAAGAAAAAACTTAAGGACAAGGCATTTGCTAAAGCAGTAGATAGAGAACAAATAAAACAAAGTGCTCAGGAGCTTGGAGTAGACCTTACAGAACATATTCAAACAGTAATAGATTCATTAGTACAAAGAGAAGAAGAATTGCAAAAAGAAGGACTTAGTCTTATTGAATAA